The Dehalobacter sp. DCM sequence GGTACCATGGTTCCGAATATAACGGGTCAAAGCACGGGTATCCAGCCCTTTCATACCCGGTATGCCATGTTCACAGCAAAAATCCTCGAGACTTTTATCCGCATGCAGGCTGCCCTCTCCTGACGAAAGTTCCCTCACCAGAATTCCTTTGATCAGGACTTTATCTGCTTCACTTTCTTCATTGTGCCAGCCGTAGTTACCGATTTGTGGGTGAGTAAAGGTCAGGATCTGTCCGGCATAAGAGAGATCCGTGATCATTTCCTGGTATCCGCCCATCGATGTGTTAAAGACAACTTCACCTTTGATTATTTTATCTGATGCATTCCAGGGTCCGAACGGATCGCCAGCGAATGCTTTCCCGTCGCTTAATACAAGCCACGCCATAGTGTTCCTCCTTATCTTTTGAGACCCTAGTACGCCATTCTTTTAATCCGTCTACTAGATGACTTTTCTGTCAATCATGCGTATCGTGCCGCCAATAATGGTCATCACCGGCATTCCCTCCATCACCTGACCTAAAAACGGTGTATTCTGTGCTTTGGATTCCATTGTGTGCGCTTCGATTTTCTCTTTAAAATCTGGGGCAAACAATACCAAATCCGCCGGGCTTCCCGGTTGCATGCTGCCTCCCGGCAGCCCGAAGCGACGAGCAGGATGCAGCGACCAGAGCGCAACAACCTTTTCCAGCGTGAGTTTATTTTTCAGGATCAGGTTTTGCCACACCGCAGACAAAACGGTCTCCAGCGCATTAATCCCAAAGGGCGCTTCCGCAAACGGCCGGGTCTTTTCTTCCCAGGTATGCGGTGCATGATCCGTCGCCAGCATATCGATAGTCCCGTCAAGAAGTCCTGCCAGCAACGCGGCCTGGTCTTCTTGACTGGGCAGGGGCGGATTTACTTTCATCGATGTATTGGTCAAAGCAACATCATTTTCGGTAAAGATCAGGTGATGGGGATTTACTTCCGCCGTAACGTCAACCCCTCGTTTTTTTGCTTCCCGGATAATCTGGACACTCTCTTTCGTGGAAACGTGGGCGATGTGCAGCTTCCCGCCTGTTTCCGCTGCCAAAAGCACATCCCGCGCCACCATGATGCTTTCCGCACTGGCCGGGATTCCTTTTAACCCCAAGCAAGCGCTCATTTCGCCTTGACGCATGGCGCCATGATCTGCCAGGCTTTCATCCTCACAATGACTGCTGATCGGGCAACCGGTGACTTTCGCATATTGCAAAGCCAGTCGCATCATTTCTGCGCTTTGGATCCCTTTGCCGTCATCGGAGAAAGCAACGGCACCGCCGTCGCAAATATCCGCCATTTCAACCAATTCTTTGCCCTGAAATCCTTTGGTTACGGCGGCGATAGGATAGACCCGGGCCATGTCCGCCCTTTCCCCCTGCAAACGGACAAATTCGGTCAGTGCCCGGTTATCGATGATGGGAGCCGTATTCGCCATGGCAAGTATGGAGGTAAAACCCCCGCGTACTGCCGCTCGGGATCCGCTGCGAATATCTTCCTTTTCTTCCTGTCCGGGCTCTCGGAGGTGAACATGAACATCGATCAGACCTGGAAACAGAAATTTCCCTTCGGCTTCAATTTGCCTGATATCTTCTAATGTGTCTGCACCTAAAGCCGCAACGACGCTTTCCGGGTTAAAGTTCCCCCCCGCCTTGATAATTGTATCGTTTTTTACCAACACATCGCCCTTTTCAGATAATCCTTGTGCCGGGTCGATAATATGCGCATTTTTAATCCATAACATGGCCGGTTCCTCCTATCAACAAGTAAATTAACGCCATTCTGACTGCAACGCCATTGGTGACCTGAGCTTCAATCACTGACTGGATACTGTCTGCCAGTTCGCTGGTGATTTCGACGCCGCGATTCATTGGGCCGGGATGCATGACAATCGTTTGTTTTCCCGTTTTCTGTAAGCGCTCTGAACTCAGACCGTATAGTTTGCTGTATTCCCGCATGGAGGGCAAGAGTCCGCTCTGCTGACGTTCCAACTGCAGACGCAAGGCCATGACGGCGTCGGCTCCGGGAAGTTCCTTATCCAAATCGTACGAGGTTTTGACCCCCAGGTAATTCATTTCTGGCGGCAGCAGCGTAGGCGGACCGACAAGAACAACCTCCGCCCCCAGTTTCTTAAGCCCCAACGCATTGCTGCGGACCACCCGAGAATGCAGGATATCGCCGACAATGACAATCTTTTTGCCTTCAATATCGCCTAATCTTTCCTGCATCGTAAATATATCAAGCAATGCTTGCGTGGGATGCGCGTGCTGCCCGTCGCCGCCGTTTATTACACCGGCTCTGAGCTCGTTGGCCAAAAATTCAGCAGCACCGGAACTGCCGTGTCTTAAGATAACCAGATCGACTTGCATGGCTTGCAGTGTTTTTGCTGTGTCCAGGAGTGTTTCTCCTTTGCTTACACTGCTCGAAGCCACTGCGATATTGGTAGTATCTGCTCCCAGGATCTTAGCCGCACTTTCAAAAGAAGTCCGTGTCCGTGTACTATTTTCATAAAAGAGCATGACCACTGATTTCCCTCTGAGTGTCGGAAGTTTCTTGATCGGCCGCAGAACAATTTCTTTCATAGGGGCTGCCGTCGTTAAAATATGTCTGATCTCTTCTGCCGTCAGATTGTCCAAATCAAGTAAATCCTTGTGTTTCCAATTCATGCATAAGCCTCCCGTCAAAAATTCTTTAGATCCATGGCAAAATAAGTAAAACTCGGCTGGCGCCGAGTCCTTGGACGAAAGCGGCTGCCGTTAGTTGCACTTATGTAAATCAGAACTTGAATCAAACTTTCTGGAACAGAAAGTAACTTATACTTTCTGATATACTAAAAAAACCTGCCGTAGGGCAGGAGAAATTGTATGACAACTCTGCTTACCCTTGGTTACCTCTCTGGATAACATTTAAAGGGGCGATATCATTTTCAGGTGTTTATGTTTTTCCTGTTGGATTCGTTCGTTCTGAAAGAAATACCTCTTCTGTCTGATCCGTTTCCTCCAAACATACAGAAACGATCTCTCTGCTGGAAGTTGGTACATTCTTACCTACATAGTCAGCGCGGATGGGAAGTTCCCTGTGTCCCCGGTCAATGAGGACTGCCAGCTGGATCTTTGCCGGCCTCCCGAGATCGATCAGTGCATCAAGCGCGGCACGGACCGTTCGTCCGGTGAAGAGCACATCGTCAACTAAAATAACATTTTTTCCATCCAAATTGAAAGGTACTTTGGTTTCATGGATGACTGGCTGGATAGCTATCGTACTTAAATCATCCCGATATAACGTAATATCCAATAATCCCAGAGGAACCTTCACCCCTTCATACTCCTGGATCCTGTTCCGGATCCGTTCGGCTAATGGGACTCCCCGGGTTCGAATGCCAATAAGGACGAGATCATTGGTGCCTTGGTTTTTCTCCAGTATCTCATGCGCAATCCGGCTAATGGCTCTGCGGATCCCTTCCGAATCCATGATCTTATTTTTTGGAGTTCCTTCCATGCCCGTCACATCCCTTCACCTGTTATATCCATTATTTTTTGTCTGTCAGCTCTAAACTATCCCTGATTAGGACGGCAATTCTATTATATAAGTAAAACTTGGCTGGCGCCAAGTCCTTAGACGAAGGCGGCAACTATAGCTGCACTTATATAATTCAGAACGTGAATCAAACTTTCCGGAACAGAAGTCACTTAGAGTTTTTCTGATATACTAAAAATAGCTGTCTGCAGGAGCAGACAGCTATACATCACGTTCACTATTCGTTCGTACAACTCAATCTCTGCCTTGCCTGCCTCACGGGACAATTTTAAAGGCAATTCCTATTCACTTGTTATGAATAGTCTAGTACACCTTGGGAAAAAAGTCAATTCACGATAAGCCAATTCATATGGATAAGCTATTAATAGGAATTCCTTAACGTCTCCAATACAGTTATAAATGATGCTGGCGGGGACACAGTGAATTTCATTTTTTCTCCGGTCCGCGGATGGACAAATTGCAGAGTTTCAGCGTGCAAAACTTGAGCGGCTAAGCCAAATGGATTTTTCTTGGGTCCATATAACGGATCACCCAAAACGGGATGTTTCATATATGCCATATGCACGCGGATCTGATGGGTTCTTCCCGTTTCCAGCACCGCCCGGATCTCAGTAAATTGAACAAATCGCTCCAGAACCTCATAGTGAGTGACAGCCTCACGCGAATGTTTAAAGACAACCCCCATTTTTTTCCGATCTTTAGGATCTCTGCCAATAGGAGCATTGATCGTTCCGGATGGTTCGGACAATACCCCGTGAACCACTGCACGGTAAGTCCTTCCGGCAGTGTGTTCTTTGATCTGACCGGCTAAATGATGATGCGCATCATCATTTTTAGCAACAACTAACAGTCCTGATGTATCCTTATCAATACGGTGAACAATCCCCGGCCGGATTATGCCGTTGATCCCCGAAAGGTTTTGACAGTGATAAAGTAATGCGTTGACCAGAGTGCCGCTCCAGGCTCCCGGTGCCGGATGAACGACCATTCCCTGGGGTTTGTTGATAACCAAAAGGTCTTCATCCTCGTAGACAATAGTGAGCGGGATATTTTCAGGTTGGACGTCTAATTGCTGCAGCGGCGGGAAAGAGATCTCCACCGTATCATTATCCTGTAAACGGTAATTCGCCTTTCGGGGAAGACCGTTGACCAATACGCGTTCATCCTGGATCAGTACCTGAATATAACTCCTGCTGACCTCTGTTTTTGCCGCCAATGCCGTGTCCAGACGCTGTCCTGAAGTGACCTCAACTGTCTGCCATGTGTCAGGGCCGTCGTTTTCTGTTACATCCGTAATATTGTCCGCATGCACCTGTCCGTTATCTAAACTATCTTGCTCATTATGTTTAGTCATGAGGTTCCTCTTTCATACGCAATATTAATATGACCAGGAATACACTTCCGACGAGGATCATACTGTCCGCAATATTAAAAATATAGGACCACACCTTAAAATCCAGGAAATCGATAACCTTTCCTGTCTGGATCCTATCCCACAAATTGCCTAAAGCACCGCCCCCGATTAACCCCATGCAAAAGCGCATCCATTTCTGGTCTCCTTTAATTTTCGTCTGGATATAGAAAAGTGCGGCCAAAACAATCACGGAAGCAACGATCAGGAGCCAGGTCCGGCCTTGCAGCATACCAAAAGCAGCCCCGGGATTCAATATATACGTGATGTGAAAGAATCCGGGAATAACACTAAGGCTTTCACCAAGTGCTAAATTACTCTGTACAATCCATTTAGTGACTCTGTCCACTACCAATATGATAACCAATGTTATCCATGTGTATAAAAAAGGCAAATTCAAACCTCCAGTAATCGATTAATCCTCAATAATAACCGTACCTGTATCACCGTTTTTGAGTCCGAGGGCATTCGCCTCATCCGTATCGATATGAAAATCCCAGGCATACGTGCTGCTTACCCGCACGATGACATTGTGCAATACACCGCCGCGAGGTCCTTCAAACATTACTTTAACGATATCTTTATCTTTCAGTCCGTATTTTTTTGCATCCTCTTCACTGGCATGAATATGACGTTTCGCTGCTATAACACCGTAGTCCAGGTGAACCTTTCTGTCACCGTTTATTAAATCGATCCCCGGTGTTTCATCTAATTTACCGGATTCACGCGTTTCTACTGTTACTCCCAGTTTGATTGCGTCTGTCAATGCCAATTCGATTTGTGTTTCTTTACGAGCGGGCCCTAATACGCGCACGCCGGCAAGTGTTCCCTTTGGTCCAACCAGGGTCACCGTTTCTTCTGAGGCATACTGTCCCGGCTGACTCAGTGCTTTCTTAAAAGTCAGTGCTGCATTTTCACCATACAATTCCTGTATATGCGCTTCGGAGAGGTGAAGATGGCGATTGGAAATACCTACTGGAACCGTACATGTACGCATGTAACTATCACTCCTTTATTTGTTGCGTTCACTTTTTGTATGCTTGCTGCCTGCCATCCGTTGATACTAGTACATCATTCTTTAAATACCATGAGAGAAGTACCAGGAATTATTTACGTTTTCAGGCAGATCTCAAACTTTTGGCTTAGCCATCGATTTTTTCGATGGTAATCTGTCCGTGTTGATAAACAGGTACGACCGAATAGATGTTCACTAAAGCGCAGAAATCGATGTCGCATTCCATTCCTATAGAAAGCATATATTGGCCATGCCGTGAATTTTTGAGGGTTTCTTTTATATTCTCTCGCGATATATTGTACATCATCCGAGCGGCAAGTCCAAGATCATTAATGGAAAACCCACTGCCTAGTCCAGCCAAAATCATTCCGGCGCAAATTGTATCCGGAAGATCAAAGCGTTCTTCCGTCCCGGCACAAATAATAACGAGCCCGCGTATCTCCTCATGCCTGGCCAAAAACAACTTCACCGCTTCCGTTACACTGTCTGCGTTTAACAATGAAGCGATCCAGATCTTCGAAGCCTCTTGAGCTGCTTGAATCGCTTTTGTTCCGTTAGTTGTGGTTATAACTACTTTTTTGCCGCTGACAACTTCGGGAGAATAGTCAGAGGGAGAATTACCGAGATCAAAACCGTCGATGCGCTGTGCTCTTCTTTCTCCGCCCAGTAATACGCCCGACTCACCCGCTTTTATTTCTCTGGCTTCTTCAATGCCGCAGACAGGAACAACAACCCGGCATCCGTTGGCCAGGGCCGTAATCACGGTACTGGTAGCCCTCAGCACATCGATGACGATGACTGCTTTATCCGTCAGGTCTGGCATAGGAAAATAACCAATGCAAGGCAGCACTTCGACATCCAAGGCACTGTCCTCCTAAGCAGCGTAATATTCTATAGTTTACCATAAGGCTATCATTTGAAAAACCCATGTCGCTAAAAAAGGAGAGACATCTGACTATAGGCTGACAAATGCCAGAAGAATAGCGCTCCCCAAC is a genomic window containing:
- a CDS encoding 2-phosphosulfolactate phosphatase, which produces MDVEVLPCIGYFPMPDLTDKAVIVIDVLRATSTVITALANGCRVVVPVCGIEEAREIKAGESGVLLGGERRAQRIDGFDLGNSPSDYSPEVVSGKKVVITTTNGTKAIQAAQEASKIWIASLLNADSVTEAVKLFLARHEEIRGLVIICAGTEERFDLPDTICAGMILAGLGSGFSINDLGLAARMMYNISRENIKETLKNSRHGQYMLSIGMECDIDFCALVNIYSVVPVYQHGQITIEKIDG
- the lspA gene encoding signal peptidase II, with the protein product MPFLYTWITLVIILVVDRVTKWIVQSNLALGESLSVIPGFFHITYILNPGAAFGMLQGRTWLLIVASVIVLAALFYIQTKIKGDQKWMRFCMGLIGGGALGNLWDRIQTGKVIDFLDFKVWSYIFNIADSMILVGSVFLVILILRMKEEPHD
- a CDS encoding RluA family pseudouridine synthase, with amino-acid sequence MTKHNEQDSLDNGQVHADNITDVTENDGPDTWQTVEVTSGQRLDTALAAKTEVSRSYIQVLIQDERVLVNGLPRKANYRLQDNDTVEISFPPLQQLDVQPENIPLTIVYEDEDLLVINKPQGMVVHPAPGAWSGTLVNALLYHCQNLSGINGIIRPGIVHRIDKDTSGLLVVAKNDDAHHHLAGQIKEHTAGRTYRAVVHGVLSEPSGTINAPIGRDPKDRKKMGVVFKHSREAVTHYEVLERFVQFTEIRAVLETGRTHQIRVHMAYMKHPVLGDPLYGPKKNPFGLAAQVLHAETLQFVHPRTGEKMKFTVSPPASFITVLETLRNSY
- a CDS encoding dihydroorotase, producing MLWIKNAHIIDPAQGLSEKGDVLVKNDTIIKAGGNFNPESVVAALGADTLEDIRQIEAEGKFLFPGLIDVHVHLREPGQEEKEDIRSGSRAAVRGGFTSILAMANTAPIIDNRALTEFVRLQGERADMARVYPIAAVTKGFQGKELVEMADICDGGAVAFSDDGKGIQSAEMMRLALQYAKVTGCPISSHCEDESLADHGAMRQGEMSACLGLKGIPASAESIMVARDVLLAAETGGKLHIAHVSTKESVQIIREAKKRGVDVTAEVNPHHLIFTENDVALTNTSMKVNPPLPSQEDQAALLAGLLDGTIDMLATDHAPHTWEEKTRPFAEAPFGINALETVLSAVWQNLILKNKLTLEKVVALWSLHPARRFGLPGGSMQPGSPADLVLFAPDFKEKIEAHTMESKAQNTPFLGQVMEGMPVMTIIGGTIRMIDRKVI
- the pyrR gene encoding bifunctional pyr operon transcriptional regulator/uracil phosphoribosyltransferase PyrR, yielding MEGTPKNKIMDSEGIRRAISRIAHEILEKNQGTNDLVLIGIRTRGVPLAERIRNRIQEYEGVKVPLGLLDITLYRDDLSTIAIQPVIHETKVPFNLDGKNVILVDDVLFTGRTVRAALDALIDLGRPAKIQLAVLIDRGHRELPIRADYVGKNVPTSSREIVSVCLEETDQTEEVFLSERTNPTGKT
- the pduL gene encoding phosphate propanoyltransferase, translated to MRTCTVPVGISNRHLHLSEAHIQELYGENAALTFKKALSQPGQYASEETVTLVGPKGTLAGVRVLGPARKETQIELALTDAIKLGVTVETRESGKLDETPGIDLINGDRKVHLDYGVIAAKRHIHASEEDAKKYGLKDKDIVKVMFEGPRGGVLHNVIVRVSSTYAWDFHIDTDEANALGLKNGDTGTVIIED
- a CDS encoding aspartate carbamoyltransferase catalytic subunit encodes the protein MNWKHKDLLDLDNLTAEEIRHILTTAAPMKEIVLRPIKKLPTLRGKSVVMLFYENSTRTRTSFESAAKILGADTTNIAVASSSVSKGETLLDTAKTLQAMQVDLVILRHGSSGAAEFLANELRAGVINGGDGQHAHPTQALLDIFTMQERLGDIEGKKIVIVGDILHSRVVRSNALGLKKLGAEVVLVGPPTLLPPEMNYLGVKTSYDLDKELPGADAVMALRLQLERQQSGLLPSMREYSKLYGLSSERLQKTGKQTIVMHPGPMNRGVEITSELADSIQSVIEAQVTNGVAVRMALIYLLIGGTGHVMD